In Drosophila santomea strain STO CAGO 1482 chromosome 3L, Prin_Dsan_1.1, whole genome shotgun sequence, a single window of DNA contains:
- the LOC120449822 gene encoding calmodulin-2/4, whose product MESPNYTLSNDDLQDICDAFALCDPQKTGRIGADDLGTVMRALGQNHTESEIYRYSEGLEGDVNGFIELADFIELMTKIYKLMSHVDYLKAAYNAFDTDKDGLISYTELRHVFANVGEKISDEEFDDVFRQADTDGDGVINFRDFYNAYRS is encoded by the coding sequence ATGGAGAGTCCAAACTATACCTTATCGAATGACGATCTGCAAGACATTTGCGATGCCTTCGCCCTTTGTGATCCTCAGAAGACTGGAAGAATCGGTGCAGACGATTTGGGAACAGTGATGCGCGCTCTCGGCCAGAACCACACCGAGTCGGAAATCTACAGATATTCCGAGGGACTCGAGGGAGACGTCAATGGGTTCATAGAACTTGCCGATTTTATCGAATTGATGACCAAAATCTACAAACTGATGAGCCACGTTGACTATTTGAAGGCGGCATATAATGCCTTTGATACCGATAAGGACGGTTTGATATCATATACCGAGCTACGTCATGTTTTTGCCAATGTTGGCGAAAAAATCTCTGACGAAGAGTTCGATGATGTGTTTCGTCAGGCTGATACGGATGGCGATGGCGTTATTAACTTTCGGGACTTTTATAACGCCTATAGATCCTGA